The following nucleotide sequence is from Vanrija pseudolonga chromosome 4, complete sequence.
GGTCGGGTTGATGGCGTAGTGCGCGACGCGGATGAGCACCTCGTCATcctgcggcgtcggcacggGGATCGTGACGATCTCGACCGAGCCCTGCGGGTGTTAGCTGGGCGcttgggggaggggggggggggagcGGCGTACCGGCTCGGcgtggacgacggcgcgctggctggtgggGATGGCGTTGGTCATTGTGTTGTTGTGGGTTGGTGCGTCTTGGGAGTCAGTCGGAGCTGTCAGCTGAGAACGCAGCCCACTATATACCGTGCCCCAACGTGCCCAACGAGCTCGTCTCCACGCGCTCGATGGTGTGATGTGTGctgcacacgacgacgatggaaTGGTCGCGACGCGAGGAATGACTGATGACGCCATTGTTGTCTGCCTTGTGTGGGGCTGATAAATCAGGATGTCGGTTTCGGCCACGCCCGATCAGCCAGCAACGCGACGTGCCTCGGTTCGTCTCGCAATCGCATACCTCACAGTCAGCGTTATCTCGTCATGTGAGTTGtgcagcacgtcgtcgcttgGCGTCGTGCTCAGCTCAGCACTGTCCATCAAGTGTCCGTATGACCTTGCCCGTGTGCCCTCCCCCCTCCACGCACTAGTCCCTCTCCCACGACCAGCAGTCGATTCCAGAGAACCACTGGTCAAACTCGCGCAGCATGCGGCGCCTCCTCTCGTCGTTGCGCACATCGACTGGACCCCGGTGAGGTGTTGAGCCCAGCGTCTTGCGGTCTGAAGCGTACGCGGTCAGGCGGGACCACTGCGCGCCGCTGAAGGCATTGGCGTCACCCGAGCAGAGGCGCGCAATCTGGAGCTGGATCTCGCGcggcaggtcgagcagcgggaATGTTTGGCGAGGCACGGGGCGCAATGCCTTGAGTGCCCTCGATGGCCAGCGCTTGTGCGACTTGCTGGGCTGCACAACGGTCGCCTCCGTGGCTGGCAGCTTGAGACCGTGCACAATGAttcgcgtcggcgccagtgcCCGCACAGCAGCCACCCTCACCCGCCAGGCGAGGTCGCCATTGCGGTCACAGagtcgacggcctcgatcgatggggggagggggtatTTCGAACATGCCTGGCACCACGGTGAAAAGCCTGGGCAGCACATCAAAGGTTGTGAGACCGGAGTTCCCGCcttcaaggccgtcgaggagctctcGCACGTCATCTTCTCCAAGCCCATGAGTCCTCATCTCGAAATCGTGGAGCCTTCGGCCCCGCGGTGAGGTGAAGAAGCCGACGATGGCTGGGAGGCATTCTGCGCCGACTTGGCACCCGCCAACGTCGAGTCCGCGTAGACATGGTGCGTCGAGCAAGTTGAACAGCTGGATGACTCCTGAGGATGTTAGGGGGTTGTCTGACAGCGACAGGCTTTGCAGGCCCGAGTTGTTGAGGTGCGTGACGGCTTGGCGCAGAGTATCTGCGTCTTGGAGCTGCCCAAACGCTTCAGCACGGCATCGACTCCGTCACTCACCTTGAAGTTGTTGCACTCGAGAAAGACCTCTGTCAAGCTCCAGTCCTGACTTGCGTACGTGAGCACTGCACAgagcccctcgtcgccaatgTCATTCTGGTTGAGCCGGAGAATGCTGATTCCTCGGAAGGAGCGCGGCAAGAAAGGTACAGGCTCTTCCTGCGGCGTCCGGCCCAAGACGCTCAGCAATTGTACTTTGAGCCAGTTGTGCACACGGCATCGCGGGAGAACAGCCACTGTGCTACTGGGATGAGAAGCCTCGGCCACTGCAAACTGCCGCGGCTCATCCACTACAGTGAGCCATTTACCGAGGCCGGCCATGAGCACGCGCGCCCCCTCGTCACCCAGCTCGATGTGAGTTGCGTCGACCCATCCGGTGCTGCGCGTCAAGACCCGCACAAGAGCCTGTGCTACGAGCAGCGTCAGGTAGACCCCTCAAGCCCAACAACCCGGTACTCACCGCCCGCAATCCCGTGTGGTGTGTAATGGTTGACTGTCACCATCTCCATGTGGAGATTGGGGAGGGGCAAGACGCGAGCACGTTCAGAttgggtgtggggtggggcgttGAAATAAGATGAAGACATTGTTGGATTATTGTGGATAGAACAGTTCGATGGCGAGTGCAAagtgtggttgtggttgctTCAtaactgctgctgctgctgctgctgctgctgttgctgcacGCAGTGCGAAGAAGCACAGTACCAGTCGATCTGTCAATGACGCTGGGGTCGCGTTGTCGCACCGCacagcctcggcgaggctTTACACAAGGATGCTTGGGAACATGTGTTCGTGACCACAGACCTACCTGTCCTCATGCACACTCGTGTCGTCACGACCATTGTCGctttcgtcgtcgtcgtcgtcgtcgtcgtcgtggctgctgctgttgttgttgttgttgttgttgtcgtcgtcaagaGCCAGACGGAGTGGACCACCAAAGTGGAGGTTgttcaccaccaccccaccctgACATAACCGGCCGTCCGCGGCGTCTGGTGAGCGCGTCGATCAAACGTGTTGCCCGCCCACGTCGCGTCGTGACCCATGCCCGAACAACTCAATCATCATCCACAACCTTTTGCCTTGCTTGCATTCTCTACAACAACATTACACCGCGTCGTTGACTGACGTGGATTAAAAGCTGCAGGCAACACGCACCTGCTTggcccgcctcctcgtccgcccgCTCCGCACAgcaccgaccccgacgaTGGACTCGCGTCTCGCTTTCCTCaaggcgccgctgcccaaggccaaggctgcgccGAAGGCTCCAGCAGACTCAACCTCGACgaacggcgccgtcgcgacaccagcagcaccctcGGTCCCCCACCGACACAGCTTTGAGCACGCGAAGAGCGGCGCACAGGGCACCGTGCTCGTTGACTACTGGcccgcgcggcacggcgtaGACTCGCCACCCGAGCATGTGCTCGTCTTCATCCCAGGTGAGTTGCACTTGAGCGGCCGACGCTGACACACGCCCAGGCAACCCCGGTCTCCCAGACTACTACCACAAGTTCCTGAACAATCTGTACGACCAGCTGCCAGACTCGTACGCGATCATCACGTCGTcgcacgtcggcggggacCCGTCGGTCGATGCGCCCGAGGAGCCGCTCAACATTCACCagcagacgacgaccaaGGTCGAGTTTGTCGAGGCCCTCCAGGACTCCCTCGGCCACTGGGCCAAggagcaccgcgccgacgagcccaagCTCAGCATCTCGGCGCACTCGATGGGCACCTGGATGACCGTCGAGCTTCTCAAGCGCGTAAAGGGCATTCACGCCGCGTACCTCCTCTTCCCGACGCTCGGCTGGATCTCAAACTCGTACAACGGCTGGAAGCTCTGGGTAAGTGATACCCGTGCCTCCGCGGCTCGGGGCCCGGTTCTGCGGGATATGGGGCGGGTCGTAGCTGTGTCGAGAACCAGGCCGTCGGCCTTCGTAACGCCACGCTCTCCTGATTTCGGCTAACATTCCCAGCCCATGTTCCACAGGCCGTTCCGCACCGCGATCCCGTACCTTGCCCACGTCGCGCCTTACCTCCCAACGTACGCGCGCCTGCCGGCGCCAACCCAGGCGCTCGTGTCGTCCTACGAGACTCTCAAGCACGTCCTGCACCTCGCCCACTCGGAGATGGAGATTATCCGCACACCGGACCAGGCATTCTTCCTGGGCCAGACTGATCTGCCCGAGGGGCAGGGCGTTCACGGCCTCTGGTCGAGCGGAAACCTCGACGGCTGggtcggcaaggacggccCGCTCATCCGCGAGTGGCTtggcgagaagcgcgcgcaGACGATCGAGGCGCCACATGCCTTCTGCACCAGTGAGTCGCATGTGACACTAGCTCAGAAGCTGATATCACCCAGGCCGGCGCCACTCGAAGAACGTCGCGGACCACGTCGCGCGCTGGATGTTGGGCTCGAAgcaccccgacgccgacactggCCGCGTCCATTCGGTCGAGAACGGCACCACGCAGACGAAAAACGGAAAGAAGCGATCCGCAAGAtccaggagcaggagcaccCCCTATTCTCGGTGAGCGTGGGTGCGGGCTTGTACGCATGGGTTGTAGATGCTAGAGACGACTTATGGATGAGtgacgccaacgacgccgacggccaccgaggccgagagaCGGGAGCAAACGCAATCTTATCAGTGACAGAAATTTTCTCCAAAccccggctcgtcgcccgacCTACGCGGCCGTCAACCAGTCACAAGCGAGCGTCTCAATGACTACAGGAGCAAAAGGAAGCTCTGCTGTGCTGGCTggtacgtcgtcgccgcctgcaAAAGCTGGACGAGTTAGGAATCGAACCAAAGACCTTGTCAAGTAGGTAGACTGACATCCTCGGATGTCTCGTGCTAATGACACGCTCTACCAACTGAGCTACACGCCCGGGAGTTGCGCACGTCTGTGCTAGGCCACGACGGGGATCGAACCCGCAATCTCATGATTACTGCTGCTACGAGTCGTAGTCATACGCCTTGCCATTGGGCCACGCGACCATGGAGATGGTGGTCGGGGGTGGGTTTTAAGCCGTCGGTTGGCCGTCGgatctcggcggccttgggctgGGGCTCTTCTCAGAGACTCTGGTTGTTCATCGACACTTCCTCAGGGTACCGAGACTCGCGTGTTGGGTGGTTActgaccccccccccccccccggaCTCGTCTCCCCCACCCATCCTCCCCCACCTGGCACGACTCACATGATTGACTCAAGCCCGGCCGCCAGGTGACTATGCCTTGTCGGTCCACCGCCACGAAGGCGGACCGCAGGGACTTCTGCCCAGTGACTCTGGCGGTGAGGGCAGGGCCGTGGTGGCTGGGGTGGCGGGCAGCCAGCTGGCGGTAGCGAGCGGTCCGCAGCTGCTGTTCTCTAatcgtgcgcgccgccacaTCAATTCATGCCGCGCTGCCGTTTCCAGCTCCTGCCAGCTTCCAGTCGACCGAGTGCCCGGGGTGTGTCCGAAACACGCAGTCGAATGCACACGTGCAGCCGGCCTACAAACACGTCAGCCAGGCATAAACATTGCCACGCCTGTTGTACCTGCAATCGTGGAAATATACCGTGGTGACTGTTCTGGCAGCCACGGTCCTGTCCCATGACGATGCCAAGACCTGGCGTTCCCCTTCATTGAAGGCCAGTACTTGATAATTGACACGAGAcccggcggccgcggtgTGGCGTCGTTTACAGGGCTCACCTTCCAGCGCCCGCTGTGGCAGCTGGCCTCATGGACACATTTGCATATCTAGTGGACATAAGAGCACATAAACGTACCTGGGGAATCAAGCAAccttcccccaccccaccgcaTCATCAGCCCACCATGATCAACTGGTTCTTCGCCATCGCTCCCTTCGCATGGCTCGCATCGGTCGCGGCTCAAACTTCCAACCCCAGTTTCCTCGGATGCATGAGCCTTTTCTGGTGGAATGTGGATCCCCAGTATTTTGATTTCCCCACCCAGTGGTGGGACGAGAACATCCCGGATGATTCGCCCGCAGGATGCCAGGCGAGCTGAGAGcttgctcgccgagctgcaaAGCACTGACAATGCCTAGGGCCCCTGCGTCAGCGTTTCTGAATTCCAAGGACAACAGGGTTATGCGTAATACTACCCCGGGCGGTGCTCATGACCCTGCTAACACCCGCGAAGTTGCACCGCCATTCCCGGCATCGCCAGCGTTGCGTGCATCCGGGGACAGTGTGAAGTGCAGTCATGCCAAGGGGGGCGGAGTCTGCAGGATGGTGTCTGCGTTAGATCATAGATTGTACAGTACGGTGAGGCGGTATGGACACTTTTTGCTTCACTTTGGTCGTGCAGGCGACAGAAGTTTCGAAAGTGTGTTTCTTTTGGCGGGGTCCCCGACCTCTACACTCACTTGCAGCCCGTACAGTACAAATTGCTCGTGACGTCCCCCAAAATGACTTGCTCGCACGGCCAGCCCTGCACCCAGGATAGTGCCAAGACCTGGCTAATCGAAACTGAATTCCGCCGGATTCTGTCGAAACGCCCAGGGCGTCGCCACCAGAGGGCAAGTTTCAAGGCTCAAAGTTGTGGCGCCAAGCCCTTCGCGGGTTATTCAAGGACGCGCGCCTGGCTGGATGGCTGATCTGCGCCAGAGATCACATTGACACAGGGGGGCGCGCTTTGGGGGAGAGAATCGCTGAAAGAAAGCCGTTGGAGGGCGTGCAGACAGTGGCACTCAAAGACGCCCGTTGGT
It contains:
- the Ldah gene encoding Lipid droplet-associated hydrolase; the encoded protein is MDSRLAFLKAPLPKAKAAPKAPADSTSTNGAVATPAAPSVPHRHSFEHAKSGAQGTVLVDYWPARHGVDSPPEHVLVFIPGNPGLPDYYHKFLNNLYDQLPDSYAIITSSHVGGDPSVDAPEEPLNIHQQTTTKVEFVEALQDSLGHWAKEHRADEPKLSISAHSMGTWMTVELLKRVKGIHAAYLLFPTLGWISNSYNGWKLWPMFHRPFRTAIPYLAHVAPYLPTYARLPAPTQALVSSYETLKHVLHLAHSEMEIIRTPDQAFFLGQTDLPEGQGVHGLWSSGNLDGWVGKDGPLIREWLGEKRAQTIEAPHAFCTSRRHSKNVADHVARWMLGSKHPDADTGRVHSVENGTTQTKNGKKRSARSRSRSTPYSR